A region from the Hirundo rustica isolate bHirRus1 chromosome 20, bHirRus1.pri.v3, whole genome shotgun sequence genome encodes:
- the NR6A1 gene encoding nuclear receptor subfamily 6 group A member 1 isoform X1 → MKRDSTCMEDERVDQRTCLICGDRATGLHYGIISCEGCKGFFKRSICNKRVYRCSRDKNCVMSRKQRNRCQYCRLLKCLQMGMNRKAIREDGMPGGRNKSIGPVQISEEEIERIMSGQEFEGEANMSWSNNGDSDHSSPGNGVSESNQPSPVSTPSSSRSVELNGFAALRDQYLGTPVSTHYQYLPHLFSYSAHSALVAPQPRSLDPQSHSLISQLVCAEDLEPLGTPMLIEDGYKVTQAELFALLCRLADELLFRQIAWIKKLPFFCELSIKDYTCLLSSTWQELILLSSLTVYSKQIFGDLADVTSKYSPSDDELHRFSEEGMEVMERLIYLFRKFNQLKVSNEEYACMKAINFLNQDIRGLTNASQLEQLNKRYWYVCQDFTEYKYPHQPNRFPDLMMCLPEIRYIAGKMVNVPLEQLPLLFKAVLHSCKTSVSKE, encoded by the exons ATGAAGCGGGACTCGACCTGCATGGAag ATGAGCGGGTGGATCAGCGAACCTGCCTGATCTGCGGGGACAGGGCCACGGGGCTGCACTATGGCATCATCTCCTGCGAGGGCTGCAAGGGCTTCTTCAAGAGGAGCATCTGCAACAAGCGCGTGTACAGATGCAGCCGGGACAAGAACTGCGTCATGTCCCGCAAGCAGCGCAACAGGTGCCAGTACTGCCGGCTGCTCAAGTGCCTCCAGATGGGCATGAACCGCAAAG CAATCAGGGAGGATGGCATGCCAGGaggcagaaacaaaagcatCGGACCTGTCCAG ATATCAGAGGAAGAGATTGAGAGAATTATGTCTGGGCAAGAATTTGAGGGAGAGGCAAACATGTCATGGAGCAACAACGGAGACAGTGACCACAGTTCCCCTGGAAATGGAGTTTCTGAGAGCAACCAGCCTTCACCTGTTTCTACTCCATCTTCAAG tagGTCCGTGGAGCTGAACGGGTTCGCTGCACTCAGGGATCAGTACCTGGGCACTCCGGTGTCCACGCACTACCAGTACCTGCCGCACCTTTTTAGCTACTCGGCGCACTCGGCGCTGGTGGCGCCGCAGCCGCGCAGCCTGGACCCGCAGTCGCACAGCCTCATCAGCCAGCTGGTGTGCGCCGAGGACCTGGAGCCGCTCGGCACGCCCATGCTCATCGAGGACGG GTATAAAGTGACTCAGGCAGAGCTGTTTGCGTTGCTGTGTCGTCTGGCGGATGAATTGCTTTTCAGGCAGATTGCTTGGATCAAGAAGCTGCCGTTCTTCTGCGAACTCTCCATCAAGGACTATACCTGCCTGCTCAGCTCTACGTGGCAGGAGCTGATCCTGCTCTCCTCGCTGACTGTTTACAGCAAGCAGATCTTTGGTGACCTTGCAGATGTCACCTCCAAGTACTCTCCCTCTGACGATGAGCTGCACAG GTTCAGTGAAGAGGGGATGGAGGTGATGGAGCGGCTGATCTACCTCTTTCGCAAATTCAACCAGCTGAAGGTCAGCAACGAGGAGTACGCCTGCATGAAAGCCATCAACTTCCTCAACCAAG ATATCAGGGGTCTGACCAACgcctcccagctggagcagctgaatAAGCGGTACTGGTACGTTTGCCAGGACTTCACGGAGTACAAATACCCCCACCAGCCAAACCGCTTCCCGGATTTGATGATGTGTTTGCCAGAGATTCGGTATATTGCAG GAAAAATGGTGAATGtccccctggagcagctgcctctCCTTTTTAAGGCCGTTCTACATTCCTGCAAGACGAGCGTGAGCAAAGAGTGA
- the NR6A1 gene encoding nuclear receptor subfamily 6 group A member 1 isoform X2 → MKRDSTCMEDERVDQRTCLICGDRATGLHYGIISCEGCKGFFKRSICNKRVYRCSRDKNCVMSRKQRNRCQYCRLLKCLQMGMNRKAIREDGMPGGRNKSIGPVQISEEEIERIMSGQEFEGEANMSWSNNGDSDHSSPGNGVSESNQPSPVSTPSSRSVELNGFAALRDQYLGTPVSTHYQYLPHLFSYSAHSALVAPQPRSLDPQSHSLISQLVCAEDLEPLGTPMLIEDGYKVTQAELFALLCRLADELLFRQIAWIKKLPFFCELSIKDYTCLLSSTWQELILLSSLTVYSKQIFGDLADVTSKYSPSDDELHRFSEEGMEVMERLIYLFRKFNQLKVSNEEYACMKAINFLNQDIRGLTNASQLEQLNKRYWYVCQDFTEYKYPHQPNRFPDLMMCLPEIRYIAGKMVNVPLEQLPLLFKAVLHSCKTSVSKE, encoded by the exons ATGAAGCGGGACTCGACCTGCATGGAag ATGAGCGGGTGGATCAGCGAACCTGCCTGATCTGCGGGGACAGGGCCACGGGGCTGCACTATGGCATCATCTCCTGCGAGGGCTGCAAGGGCTTCTTCAAGAGGAGCATCTGCAACAAGCGCGTGTACAGATGCAGCCGGGACAAGAACTGCGTCATGTCCCGCAAGCAGCGCAACAGGTGCCAGTACTGCCGGCTGCTCAAGTGCCTCCAGATGGGCATGAACCGCAAAG CAATCAGGGAGGATGGCATGCCAGGaggcagaaacaaaagcatCGGACCTGTCCAG ATATCAGAGGAAGAGATTGAGAGAATTATGTCTGGGCAAGAATTTGAGGGAGAGGCAAACATGTCATGGAGCAACAACGGAGACAGTGACCACAGTTCCCCTGGAAATGGAGTTTCTGAGAGCAACCAGCCTTCACCTGTTTCTACTCCATCTTCAAG GTCCGTGGAGCTGAACGGGTTCGCTGCACTCAGGGATCAGTACCTGGGCACTCCGGTGTCCACGCACTACCAGTACCTGCCGCACCTTTTTAGCTACTCGGCGCACTCGGCGCTGGTGGCGCCGCAGCCGCGCAGCCTGGACCCGCAGTCGCACAGCCTCATCAGCCAGCTGGTGTGCGCCGAGGACCTGGAGCCGCTCGGCACGCCCATGCTCATCGAGGACGG GTATAAAGTGACTCAGGCAGAGCTGTTTGCGTTGCTGTGTCGTCTGGCGGATGAATTGCTTTTCAGGCAGATTGCTTGGATCAAGAAGCTGCCGTTCTTCTGCGAACTCTCCATCAAGGACTATACCTGCCTGCTCAGCTCTACGTGGCAGGAGCTGATCCTGCTCTCCTCGCTGACTGTTTACAGCAAGCAGATCTTTGGTGACCTTGCAGATGTCACCTCCAAGTACTCTCCCTCTGACGATGAGCTGCACAG GTTCAGTGAAGAGGGGATGGAGGTGATGGAGCGGCTGATCTACCTCTTTCGCAAATTCAACCAGCTGAAGGTCAGCAACGAGGAGTACGCCTGCATGAAAGCCATCAACTTCCTCAACCAAG ATATCAGGGGTCTGACCAACgcctcccagctggagcagctgaatAAGCGGTACTGGTACGTTTGCCAGGACTTCACGGAGTACAAATACCCCCACCAGCCAAACCGCTTCCCGGATTTGATGATGTGTTTGCCAGAGATTCGGTATATTGCAG GAAAAATGGTGAATGtccccctggagcagctgcctctCCTTTTTAAGGCCGTTCTACATTCCTGCAAGACGAGCGTGAGCAAAGAGTGA